One window of Trifolium pratense cultivar HEN17-A07 linkage group LG5, ARS_RC_1.1, whole genome shotgun sequence genomic DNA carries:
- the LOC123885256 gene encoding WAT1-related protein At5g47470-like isoform X1, giving the protein MRNSGIMKDVIIIGGLISTQFVYAGNAMLMSYLMSLGLQCFTIVIYTSFATFLILLPFVLYFERSKWPKRISFKLMVQFLLLAFGGVTLFQSLFLKGINLTSAAMGTAMPNLAPGIIFIIAWTFRLEKVDLRCTYSRVKITGTLLCVLGAFTMSLMQSISISLPIEGLKVQSTTPLPPIVMFDREKIIGCLYLLASILVLSVAVVLQAFTLGEFPAPMSLSAITSFFGGFITTAAQLIEYHEIKTGWSLVSAGDMIGYSVLSGAVNGIGLSFSAWALEKRGPVFVSMFSPVGTVCSVIFSIVTLGDSTVNIGSIAGMFLMFTGLYFVLWAKGKEDGLESEFDAEKPLLS; this is encoded by the exons aTGAGGAATTCAGGGATTATGAAAGATGTGATTATAATTGGAGGATTAATTTCAACACAATTTGTTTATGCTGGAAATGCTATGCTTATGAGTTATCTCATGTCTTTGGGTCTACAATGTTTTACCATTGTTATTTACACTTCCTTTGCTACATTTCTAATTCTCCTACCCTTTGTTCTTTATTTTGAAAG GAGTAAATGGCCCAAGAGAATAAGTTTCAAGTTGATGGTACAATTTCTCCTCCTTGCTTTTGGAGG TGTAACTCTGTTCCAATCTTTATTCCTTAAAGGAATCAATCTAACCTCAGCAGCAATGGGAACAGCCATGCCAAACCTTGCACCGGGAATTATCTTCATCATCGCGTGGACTTTTCG GTTGGAAAAAGTGGACTTAAGATGCACATATAGTAGAGTAAAAATAACTGGCACATTACTTTGTGTCTTGGGGGCATTCACAATGAGCTTAATGCAAAGTATCTCAATTTCTTTACCAATTGAAGGGTTAAAAGTTCAATCAACAACTCCATTACCACCAATTGTAATGTTTGATAGAGAAAAGATAATTGGTTGCCTCTATCTCTTGGCTTCAATCCTTGTTCTCTCAGTCGCCGTTGTTCTACAG GCTTTTACTCTAGGAGAATTTCCTGCACCAATGTCTTTGAGTGCAATAACATCATTTTTTGGAGGGTTCATAACTACAGCAGCTCAATTAATTGAATATCATGAAATTAAAACTGGGTGGTCACTAGTTAGTGCTGGTGACATGATTGGCTATTCTGTTCTG TCAGGTGCAGTAAATGGAATAGGCTTAAGCTTCAGTGCTTGGGCACTTGAGAAGAGAGGGCCAGTGTTTGTATCTATGTTCAGTCCTGTTGGCACAGTTTGCTCTGTCATTTTCTCAATTGTTACTCTAGGAGATAGTACAGTTAATATTGGAAG CATAGCAGGTATGTTCCTGATGTTTACTGGGCTGTACTTTGTGCTTTGGGCCAAAGGGAAAGAAGATGGTTTAGAGAGTGAGTTTGATGCAGAGAAGCCTCTCTTAAGTTGA
- the LOC123885256 gene encoding WAT1-related protein At5g47470-like isoform X2: MRNSGIMKDVIIIGGLISTQFVYAGNAMLMSYLMSLGLQCFTIVIYTSFATFLILLPFVLYFERSKWPKRISFKLMVQFLLLAFGGVTLFQSLFLKGINLTSAAMGTAMPNLAPGIIFIIAWTFRLEKVDLRCTYSRVKITGTLLCVLGAFTMSLMQSISISLPIEGLKVQSTTPLPPIVMFDREKIIGCLYLLASILVLSVAVVLQAFTLGEFPAPMSLSAITSFFGGFITTAAQLIEYHEIKTGWSLVSAGDMIGYSVLSGAVNGIGLSFSAWALEKRGPVFVSMFSPVGTVCSVIFSIVTLGDSTVNIGRYVPDVYWAVLCALGQRERRWFRE; the protein is encoded by the exons aTGAGGAATTCAGGGATTATGAAAGATGTGATTATAATTGGAGGATTAATTTCAACACAATTTGTTTATGCTGGAAATGCTATGCTTATGAGTTATCTCATGTCTTTGGGTCTACAATGTTTTACCATTGTTATTTACACTTCCTTTGCTACATTTCTAATTCTCCTACCCTTTGTTCTTTATTTTGAAAG GAGTAAATGGCCCAAGAGAATAAGTTTCAAGTTGATGGTACAATTTCTCCTCCTTGCTTTTGGAGG TGTAACTCTGTTCCAATCTTTATTCCTTAAAGGAATCAATCTAACCTCAGCAGCAATGGGAACAGCCATGCCAAACCTTGCACCGGGAATTATCTTCATCATCGCGTGGACTTTTCG GTTGGAAAAAGTGGACTTAAGATGCACATATAGTAGAGTAAAAATAACTGGCACATTACTTTGTGTCTTGGGGGCATTCACAATGAGCTTAATGCAAAGTATCTCAATTTCTTTACCAATTGAAGGGTTAAAAGTTCAATCAACAACTCCATTACCACCAATTGTAATGTTTGATAGAGAAAAGATAATTGGTTGCCTCTATCTCTTGGCTTCAATCCTTGTTCTCTCAGTCGCCGTTGTTCTACAG GCTTTTACTCTAGGAGAATTTCCTGCACCAATGTCTTTGAGTGCAATAACATCATTTTTTGGAGGGTTCATAACTACAGCAGCTCAATTAATTGAATATCATGAAATTAAAACTGGGTGGTCACTAGTTAGTGCTGGTGACATGATTGGCTATTCTGTTCTG TCAGGTGCAGTAAATGGAATAGGCTTAAGCTTCAGTGCTTGGGCACTTGAGAAGAGAGGGCCAGTGTTTGTATCTATGTTCAGTCCTGTTGGCACAGTTTGCTCTGTCATTTTCTCAATTGTTACTCTAGGAGATAGTACAGTTAATATTGGAAG GTATGTTCCTGATGTTTACTGGGCTGTACTTTGTGCTTTGGGCCAAAGGGAAAGAAGATGGTTTAGAGAGTGA